The following are encoded in a window of Lactobacillus panisapium genomic DNA:
- a CDS encoding aminopeptidase P family protein — translation MNLTKLQEWLQSSNNDVAYISNPTTIAYFTGYDMEPHERIFALLAFKDQDPFVFVPALNVEEAKNSAWNGDVYGYLDSEDPWAVIADKVKHRTTAYQKWALEKNNLSVSHYQLLHQQFPDANFDADVSNFIAKIRLYKTPEEIKQLQAAGEEADFAFQIGFNAIKTGVTERYIAGQIDYQLKLQKGVMHESFETIVQAGANAANPHLGPTMNKIAPNELVLFDLGTMHNGYASDSSRTVAYGEPSAKEKEIYEIDREAQQAAIDAVKPGMTASELDSVARDVITKAGYGEYFIHRLGHGIGKDVHEYPSIVQGNDLIIEEGMCFSIEPGIYIPGVAGVRIEDCGVVTKDGYQPFTHTDKELKYIPLND, via the coding sequence ATGAATTTAACCAAATTGCAAGAATGGCTACAGAGTTCTAATAACGACGTAGCTTATATTTCAAATCCAACCACAATAGCCTATTTTACAGGTTATGATATGGAGCCGCATGAACGAATTTTCGCTCTTCTAGCTTTCAAGGACCAAGACCCATTCGTCTTTGTTCCTGCCCTAAATGTAGAAGAAGCCAAAAATTCTGCTTGGAATGGCGATGTTTATGGCTACCTTGATTCAGAAGATCCTTGGGCTGTAATTGCTGACAAAGTTAAGCACAGAACTACAGCATACCAAAAATGGGCGCTTGAGAAAAATAATTTGTCTGTTTCTCACTACCAATTGCTTCATCAACAATTCCCTGATGCCAACTTTGATGCCGATGTGTCTAACTTTATCGCTAAAATTCGTTTGTATAAGACGCCTGAAGAAATTAAGCAATTACAAGCTGCCGGTGAAGAAGCTGACTTTGCTTTCCAAATCGGTTTTAACGCCATTAAGACTGGCGTAACCGAAAGATATATTGCTGGTCAAATTGATTATCAGTTAAAACTGCAAAAAGGTGTTATGCACGAAAGTTTTGAAACTATCGTGCAAGCCGGTGCAAATGCTGCTAATCCTCATTTAGGCCCAACAATGAACAAAATAGCACCTAATGAATTAGTGCTATTTGATCTTGGAACTATGCACAACGGCTATGCATCCGATTCTAGTCGAACAGTTGCTTATGGTGAACCAAGCGCAAAGGAAAAAGAAATCTACGAGATCGACCGTGAAGCACAACAAGCCGCAATTGATGCTGTTAAACCAGGGATGACAGCTTCTGAACTAGATAGCGTTGCCCGTGACGTGATTACTAAGGCCGGCTACGGCGAATATTTCATTCACCGCTTAGGTCACGGAATTGGCAAGGATGTGCACGAATATCCTTCAATTGTTCAAGGCAATGACTTAATTATTGAGGAAGGCATGTGCTTTTCGATTGAACCTGGCATTTACATCCCTGGTGTTGCAGGTGTAAGAATCGAAGACTGCGGCGTTGTCACTAAAGACGGTTACCAACCATTTACACATACTGACAAAGAGCTTAAGTACATTCCGCTCAACGACTAA
- a CDS encoding DUF948 domain-containing protein: MIMSYGALAGIIAAVALLILVLFTIPVLIRATKATKQAEEMIKSANESIQQISKEADVLLQQTGDLLDKTNVLLADVNVKMETLDPVVQAAADLGVSVSDVNASSRKMAKRVSNFRLKGNNGIMSSALSSMFARRRRRKGKD, from the coding sequence ATGATAATGTCTTATGGTGCATTAGCAGGTATAATTGCTGCGGTTGCATTATTAATTTTAGTACTTTTCACAATTCCTGTGCTTATTCGTGCCACAAAGGCGACAAAACAAGCAGAAGAAATGATCAAGAGTGCCAATGAATCAATACAGCAGATTTCGAAAGAAGCTGATGTCTTGCTTCAGCAAACAGGTGATTTACTTGATAAAACCAATGTGTTATTGGCGGACGTGAACGTTAAAATGGAAACCCTAGATCCAGTGGTTCAAGCAGCCGCAGATTTAGGAGTTAGCGTTTCGGATGTTAACGCGTCCTCCCGTAAGATGGCAAAACGCGTCAGCAACTTCCGTCTGAAAGGCAATAACGGAATAATGTCTTCTGCTTTATCGTCGATGTTTGCACGTCGTAGGCGTCGTAAAGGTAAGGATTAG
- a CDS encoding DUF1269 domain-containing family protein, giving the protein MRKFTDFVLGAIVGGAAGFLAGSLLVSDNQIDELKRKVKNNDTVQDLKKKYDNGTEVVKNQLASFPKNVEDDSELKDFDDIVIDNSKDDDPIQKDNAEKSVDDLHNAEGPEDPGVLPKDDTLPRP; this is encoded by the coding sequence ATGAGAAAATTTACTGATTTTGTATTAGGTGCTATTGTAGGTGGAGCAGCAGGTTTTTTAGCTGGCTCATTGCTTGTTAGCGATAATCAAATTGATGAATTAAAGAGAAAAGTTAAGAATAATGATACCGTTCAAGATTTAAAGAAAAAATATGATAACGGTACAGAAGTAGTTAAAAATCAATTGGCATCATTCCCTAAGAATGTCGAGGATGATTCTGAATTAAAAGATTTTGATGATATTGTCATTGATAATTCAAAAGATGATGACCCAATTCAAAAGGACAATGCAGAAAAATCAGTTGATGATCTGCATAATGCTGAAGGTCCAGAGGATCCAGGCGTTTTGCCAAAGGATGACACTTTACCAAGACCTTAA
- a CDS encoding bifunctional metallophosphatase/5'-nucleotidase — MEKLRILHTNDLHSHFEHFPKIGRYLHEAQKDQSVDQVFTFDAGDFMDRSHPLTDATYGQANIKLMNSFHYDAITIGNNEGISNSHEVVEHLFDHAKFPVILANLREEDESMPHWAVQNKIITTKKGTRIALIGLTAAYPLSYEPNHWHVKMLKETMDDVLPKIAGQYDVLILLTHVGLNMDEFLAKNYPQIDLIVGGHTHDLLKHGKRVNGVWITQTGKWGNYVGNTYVEIDDQHHVKKITPHVEPTSLMKEHNGDIETILGYCECGKEILSREQVANLPEKYDDDYEATINVSMDAIADFAKTDLAMLSTGLFLQPFKRGILTKYDLQVALPHSMHVVRSKLKGKDLWRLVMEIEKNRHYLDHFHLQGMSFRGKIFGQMHYRGIKFDPISRIVYVKGKEIDPAKEYEIAVLDHYVLVPFFPTLAIVGDNKFLFPQFLREVIGDYLAKKYPINRK; from the coding sequence ATGGAAAAACTACGCATTTTACATACTAATGATTTGCATTCACACTTTGAACACTTTCCCAAAATTGGCCGGTATCTTCATGAGGCACAAAAAGATCAATCAGTTGATCAAGTTTTCACGTTTGATGCCGGTGATTTTATGGACCGTTCCCACCCTTTAACGGATGCAACATACGGGCAAGCTAACATTAAATTAATGAATTCTTTTCATTATGATGCAATTACGATTGGTAATAATGAGGGGATTTCCAACTCACATGAGGTGGTTGAGCATTTATTTGATCATGCTAAATTTCCCGTCATTTTGGCCAACCTCCGTGAGGAAGATGAGTCAATGCCGCACTGGGCCGTTCAAAATAAGATTATCACTACCAAAAAGGGTACCCGAATTGCCTTAATCGGTCTAACTGCCGCATATCCGCTTTCTTATGAGCCTAACCACTGGCACGTTAAAATGCTAAAAGAAACAATGGATGATGTGTTACCTAAAATTGCTGGACAGTATGATGTGCTCATTTTATTAACACATGTTGGTCTAAACATGGATGAGTTTTTGGCAAAAAATTATCCCCAGATTGATTTAATTGTTGGCGGTCATACGCACGATTTATTGAAGCATGGCAAAAGGGTAAATGGTGTTTGGATTACGCAAACCGGTAAGTGGGGTAATTACGTTGGTAATACTTACGTGGAAATTGATGATCAGCACCATGTAAAGAAAATAACGCCGCATGTCGAGCCAACAAGCTTGATGAAAGAGCATAATGGCGATATTGAAACAATTCTAGGTTATTGTGAATGCGGTAAGGAAATTCTAAGTCGTGAACAAGTAGCGAATTTACCGGAAAAATATGATGACGATTATGAGGCAACAATTAATGTTTCAATGGATGCCATTGCTGATTTTGCTAAAACCGACTTGGCAATGCTGAGTACTGGACTCTTTCTGCAACCTTTTAAGCGCGGCATCTTAACCAAATATGATTTACAAGTGGCTTTACCACACTCCATGCACGTTGTTAGATCAAAATTAAAGGGCAAGGATTTGTGGCGCTTGGTCATGGAGATTGAGAAGAATCGTCATTACCTTGATCATTTTCACTTGCAGGGGATGAGTTTTCGCGGCAAAATTTTTGGTCAAATGCATTACCGTGGAATCAAATTTGACCCGATAAGCAGAATAGTTTACGTTAAAGGCAAAGAAATTGATCCTGCTAAGGAATATGAAATTGCGGTGTTAGATCACTATGTTCTAGTGCCGTTTTTCCCTACTTTAGCTATAGTTGGTGATAATAAGTTTTTATTCCCACAATTTTTACGTGAAGTAATTGGGGATTATTTGGCCAAAAAATATCCTATTAACAGGAAGTGA
- a CDS encoding substrate-binding domain-containing protein, translating into MRKQDITIYDVAREAKVSMATVSRVVNGNTNVRKDTRDRVMKVINRLHYQPNAVAQGLASKRTTTVGLIVPDLTNLYFAELSKGIDDIALLYKYNIIITSIENRLMREDQAIQGLLNKQVDGVIYMSDSLPEEAVEAFKRTDTPVVLAGTKDNHQEFPSVAIDYKKADTEALNLLYNDGKKNLALVLDNPDTVVNAENRIPAYKKFLEEHNLGEGHIYSHIKDHSDGYNLFSQLSQDGIDGVIVTSDVTAVGILNSAIDAGKKVPDDLEIITASATQIASVVRPALTAIRQPLYDIGAVAMRMLTKLMNNEKVDNMQIELPYELLKKQSTSNN; encoded by the coding sequence ATGCGTAAACAAGATATTACAATTTATGATGTTGCTCGCGAGGCCAAGGTATCGATGGCCACAGTTTCACGGGTTGTTAATGGTAACACCAACGTGCGTAAAGATACACGTGATCGGGTAATGAAAGTGATTAATCGTTTGCACTACCAACCAAATGCTGTAGCGCAGGGACTAGCCTCTAAGAGAACAACAACTGTCGGGTTGATTGTGCCGGATTTAACCAACCTTTATTTTGCTGAACTTTCAAAAGGAATCGACGATATTGCCCTTTTGTATAAGTATAATATTATTATTACGAGCATTGAGAATCGTTTGATGCGTGAAGATCAAGCAATCCAGGGCTTGCTGAATAAGCAGGTTGATGGGGTTATTTACATGTCTGATAGTTTGCCAGAAGAAGCTGTCGAGGCTTTTAAACGGACTGATACACCCGTAGTTTTGGCAGGAACCAAGGATAACCACCAAGAATTTCCTTCCGTTGCAATTGACTACAAGAAAGCCGATACTGAGGCTTTGAACTTGCTTTATAACGATGGTAAAAAGAACTTAGCACTTGTTTTGGATAATCCTGATACGGTTGTTAACGCTGAGAATCGCATTCCAGCCTACAAGAAATTCTTAGAAGAACATAATTTAGGTGAAGGTCATATTTATAGTCACATTAAGGATCATTCTGACGGCTATAACCTCTTCTCGCAACTAAGTCAAGATGGTATTGATGGTGTAATCGTAACTAGCGATGTTACTGCTGTCGGTATTTTGAATTCAGCAATTGATGCTGGAAAGAAAGTTCCAGATGACTTGGAAATTATTACGGCTAGCGCAACTCAAATCGCTTCTGTCGTTCGTCCGGCTCTAACAGCTATTCGTCAACCCCTTTATGATATTGGTGCTGTAGCAATGAGAATGCTGACCAAATTGATGAATAATGAAAAAGTAGACAATATGCAAATTGAATTGCCATATGAATTACTGAAAAAACAGAGTACTTCAAATAACTAA
- a CDS encoding glycerophosphodiester phosphodiesterase, which produces MKRKSHLITALFFSLIFLTTTGFTVVGHRGDPTKYPEETIQSDDSAFNSGADYVELDLHLSSDGELVVSHDDDLFRVTHTHAIVSQNTWQALSQLTYDNGEHVLSLAELFEHYQKKPDTKFILETKIDHSIDSSYELEDKIAATIKKYHMEKRVMIHSFSAASLFHFREIMPDAYLILIVGSLKRMNFSNLPQVNAVNVSSDLILNHSWLIHWLHQLNKQVFVWTEMDESPELWHWLINKNIDGVVTNFPSTGFKYKLAKEGTHKYDIHRKGLYFGNKKAATMMNPYVRIKRKKFVYPGQKLEVSYGVRAHNQLYYQIDNQTFISAEFVTLDLKPQDVAPYQDKQVIARPQKEVALYRYPENQAKTKKKMPLNQLYRIYNFNGSPKSMWLKTSLGWVKARDILFYGFFDETSWKNYHNLPRMSRYPNIALTQYQPLQAPRELTFTQKIKLAAQLN; this is translated from the coding sequence ATGAAACGTAAAAGCCATCTAATTACGGCTCTCTTTTTTAGCTTAATCTTTTTGACAACAACTGGTTTCACTGTTGTCGGGCACCGCGGGGATCCCACTAAATACCCTGAAGAAACTATTCAGAGTGATGATTCTGCTTTCAACTCCGGCGCCGATTACGTTGAACTCGACCTTCATCTGTCATCAGACGGAGAACTGGTCGTTTCGCATGATGATGATTTGTTTCGAGTTACCCATACACATGCAATTGTATCACAAAATACTTGGCAAGCACTTAGTCAATTAACATATGATAATGGTGAACATGTGCTGAGTTTAGCGGAACTATTTGAACATTATCAAAAAAAGCCAGATACAAAATTTATTTTAGAAACAAAAATAGATCACTCAATTGATTCTTCTTATGAACTTGAAGATAAAATTGCGGCAACAATTAAAAAATATCACATGGAAAAACGGGTCATGATTCACTCATTTTCTGCTGCCAGTTTATTTCATTTTCGGGAAATTATGCCTGATGCATATTTAATCTTAATTGTCGGCAGTTTAAAACGAATGAACTTCAGCAATCTTCCGCAAGTTAATGCAGTCAACGTATCATCTGATTTAATTTTAAATCACTCTTGGCTAATTCACTGGTTGCACCAGCTAAACAAACAGGTTTTTGTTTGGACAGAAATGGACGAATCGCCTGAATTGTGGCATTGGCTAATTAACAAAAACATTGACGGTGTCGTGACCAACTTTCCCAGTACCGGTTTCAAGTACAAATTGGCAAAAGAAGGAACGCATAAATACGATATCCACCGCAAGGGGTTATACTTCGGCAATAAAAAAGCTGCCACAATGATGAACCCATATGTTCGAATTAAACGCAAAAAGTTTGTTTATCCTGGGCAAAAATTAGAGGTATCGTATGGTGTGCGGGCACATAACCAGCTTTATTATCAAATAGACAACCAAACCTTTATTTCCGCTGAATTTGTTACCCTGGATTTAAAGCCGCAAGATGTTGCCCCGTACCAAGATAAGCAAGTTATCGCACGGCCGCAAAAAGAAGTTGCGCTTTACCGTTATCCAGAAAATCAGGCAAAAACTAAGAAGAAAATGCCCCTTAACCAGCTTTATCGCATCTATAATTTCAATGGTAGTCCTAAGAGCATGTGGCTCAAAACATCTCTAGGCTGGGTTAAGGCCCGTGATATTCTCTTTTACGGCTTTTTCGACGAAACCAGTTGGAAAAACTATCATAATTTGCCGCGAATGAGCCGTTATCCTAATATTGCCTTGACGCAATATCAGCCGCTACAAGCGCCAAGAGAACTTACTTTTACCCAAAAAATTAAATTAGCAGCGCAATTAAATTAG
- a CDS encoding TIGR01457 family HAD-type hydrolase — MKDYHLFLVDLDGTIYRGKDTIASGVRFIHRIKEAGKECLFLTNNTTRTPQMVVDKLAHHGVKTDVSHIYTPNMATVSYILEQEDWQAKKIGVYLIGQIGLLQEFLKHPEFELNESNPDYVVVGLDTDFTYHKVQVASTAIQNGAKFIGTNADVNLPSDQGLMPGNGSLCAMVAVASGQEPLYIGKPSAIIIEKVLAKFHCSKKDALLVGDNYETDIKAGFNSGVDQLLVTTGITQAADLIGKKQPTILVDSLDKVKL; from the coding sequence GTGAAAGATTACCATTTATTTTTAGTGGACCTCGATGGCACTATTTATCGTGGAAAAGACACTATTGCGTCCGGAGTGCGTTTTATTCACCGAATTAAAGAAGCAGGTAAAGAGTGTCTTTTTTTAACCAATAACACTACCAGAACGCCTCAAATGGTTGTTGACAAATTGGCTCATCATGGCGTTAAAACGGACGTTTCTCATATTTATACGCCGAATATGGCAACAGTTAGTTATATTTTGGAGCAAGAAGATTGGCAAGCCAAGAAAATTGGCGTTTATTTAATTGGCCAAATTGGCTTACTACAAGAATTTTTAAAGCATCCAGAATTCGAATTAAATGAGTCCAATCCGGATTATGTTGTCGTGGGGCTTGATACTGATTTTACTTATCATAAAGTTCAAGTTGCATCTACTGCAATTCAAAATGGGGCTAAGTTTATTGGTACTAATGCTGATGTTAATTTGCCTAGTGATCAGGGGCTAATGCCGGGAAACGGCTCTTTGTGTGCAATGGTTGCTGTTGCCAGTGGTCAAGAACCGCTATATATTGGTAAACCATCTGCAATCATTATTGAAAAAGTGTTGGCTAAATTTCATTGTTCTAAAAAAGACGCTCTTTTAGTGGGCGATAATTATGAAACCGACATAAAAGCTGGCTTTAACAGTGGGGTTGACCAATTATTGGTAACCACAGGAATTACCCAAGCTGCTGATCTAATTGGCAAAAAGCAGCCAACGATTTTGGTCGATAGCTTGGATAAGGTAAAATTATGA
- a CDS encoding YutD family protein, with protein MTEKAVEVVKIKTDKENKFEKQQPLRHPLAAVSLENDRLKINKQLYQVMVNKEDALDLEVLSQKYDPYLDQYDFLVGDVSSEHLRLKGFYKDNVQTAIDRKEQTIADYLMEYCNPGGPYFILQLLSPVHHYRNNNRKKWGSSYRKRKKGQPNKKNGVAFKRYKVRPAHYKKPETVAVKKEQKNNHTFVIKKRKGSK; from the coding sequence ATGACGGAAAAAGCCGTTGAAGTAGTTAAGATAAAAACTGACAAGGAAAATAAGTTTGAGAAACAGCAGCCTCTTCGGCATCCATTGGCTGCTGTTTCGTTAGAAAACGATCGTTTAAAGATTAATAAACAGTTATACCAGGTCATGGTGAATAAGGAAGATGCCCTTGATCTTGAGGTATTAAGCCAGAAATATGACCCATATCTTGATCAATATGATTTTTTGGTTGGGGATGTTTCCAGCGAACATTTACGTCTCAAAGGCTTTTATAAAGATAACGTACAGACAGCAATTGATCGAAAAGAACAGACGATTGCTGACTATCTAATGGAATATTGCAATCCTGGTGGCCCTTATTTTATCTTGCAATTGCTGAGCCCAGTGCACCATTATCGTAATAATAACCGGAAAAAATGGGGTAGTTCATATCGTAAGCGTAAGAAGGGCCAACCTAATAAAAAGAATGGTGTTGCTTTCAAGCGTTACAAGGTTCGACCTGCACATTATAAAAAGCCGGAAACGGTAGCGGTTAAAAAAGAACAGAAAAATAATCATACTTTTGTAATTAAAAAAAGAAAGGGCAGCAAGTAA